The nucleotide window TCAAACATAGACACACGTCAGGATCGCAGGGATCCTGACCTACAAGGTGGGTGAGTGGTATGTCCAATCTCAGGCGATATGACCATTACGGCAATTGGGTATTCGTAACGATCGCAACCCATAATAGAATGCCGATTCTCGTGGACAATGCGGACTTGCTAAAGGCGGCGATCAAGAAGACTCGAGAGCGGTTAAAATTCAGAGTTGAAGCGATTTCCGTTTTGCCTGATCACTTTCATGCGGTTCTTGAACTAACCGAGTCAACGAGTTCCGATGTTGTGCACGGGATCAAGCAGAGTTTCATGATGCAATTCAATCAGCGAGTAGGACGTCGAAATGGCAGAGTCTGGCAGCACCGCTTCTGGGATCACATCATTCGTGACGAAACCGACTTGCGCCACCACCTTGACTACATTCACTACAACCCTGTGAAGCACGGCTTAGCTGAAAGTCCCTTTGTGTACAAGTTTTCAACAGCGAGAAAGTTCCTCGAACGCGAACAATATGCTCCAGACTGGGGAAGGATCGAGTTCGATGATGGTAATCTCGATTATGGCGAATAATGACACCTAATTCGTAGGTCAGGATCCCTGCGATCCTGACTTTCATGTGCTCGAGTGTTTCAGCGCGTCAGGATCGCAGGGATCCTGACCTACAAAGCTGAACGTTTCTTATATACAACTCCCTCACTTGAGCCAATTGTCACCGATCCGAAATAGTTGTCAGCGGGTAGAGCATGTAAGCCGAACGCCTGGCGTGACTGCAAATCGTGTACAACATTTGGAACGGACATAAGACCGACAAAATTGCTGTCAAATGTGACATAGTGGGT belongs to Candidatus Zixiibacteriota bacterium and includes:
- a CDS encoding transposase, with translation MPILVDNADLLKAAIKKTRERLKFRVEAISVLPDHFHAVLELTESTSSDVVHGIKQSFMMQFNQRVGRRNGRVWQHRFWDHIIRDETDLRHHLDYIHYNPVKHGLAESPFVYKFSTARKFLEREQYAPDWGRIEFDDGNLDYGE